One genomic region from Natrinema caseinilyticum encodes:
- a CDS encoding DUF5786 family protein, which yields MGFGSYDESEQQEQTTDEEDVDAVNVHENDHQGEMSFESDVSTDELVSQLGAMKDDGDE from the coding sequence ATGGGTTTCGGTAGCTACGACGAGTCCGAACAACAAGAGCAAACGACCGACGAGGAGGACGTAGACGCCGTCAACGTCCACGAAAACGACCACCAGGGAGAGATGTCGTTCGAGTCCGACGTCTCCACGGACGAACTGGTGTCCCAGCTCGGTGCGATGAAAGACGACGGCGACGAATAA
- a CDS encoding helix-turn-helix domain-containing protein gives MSIDLAETEEVGDAVTDADADGDRTGIRSEADGGIVAQLRLDHPDLFLRPTLGRARDVTVEPDYWIPAESGGTLVFVTVYGTDFEGFETALETDSTITDPVLVDRYPDRRVYRVTLADRTVTFTPATAEARGRVLELSSSREGWLVQLRFPDRERLVAFNDYCRENDVSVTVDHLRVSDDQDDGVVALTDKQQELLAVAHEEGYFDVPRGISQNELADRLDVSKSAISQRLRRAIGQLCGATLS, from the coding sequence ATGAGTATCGACCTCGCCGAAACCGAGGAGGTGGGGGACGCCGTCACCGACGCCGACGCCGACGGTGATCGAACGGGAATCCGGTCGGAGGCCGACGGCGGAATCGTCGCTCAACTCCGCCTCGACCATCCCGATCTGTTTCTGCGCCCGACACTCGGACGAGCGAGGGACGTCACCGTCGAACCCGACTACTGGATCCCCGCCGAATCAGGTGGGACGCTGGTCTTCGTCACCGTCTACGGAACCGACTTCGAGGGGTTCGAAACCGCCCTCGAGACCGATTCGACGATCACCGATCCGGTCCTCGTCGATCGGTACCCCGACAGACGAGTCTATCGCGTCACGCTGGCCGATCGGACGGTCACGTTCACCCCCGCGACCGCCGAAGCCCGCGGTCGCGTGCTCGAACTCTCGAGTTCCCGCGAGGGCTGGCTCGTTCAGCTTCGGTTCCCGGACCGGGAACGGCTCGTGGCCTTCAACGACTACTGTAGAGAAAATGATGTATCGGTCACCGTCGACCACCTTCGCGTGTCGGACGACCAGGACGACGGCGTCGTCGCTCTGACCGACAAACAACAGGAACTGCTGGCCGTCGCACACGAGGAGGGCTACTTCGACGTTCCCCGTGGCATCTCCCAGAACGAACTCGCGGACCGACTCGACGTCTCGAAGTCGGCCATCTCCCAGCGATTGCGGCGAGCGATCGGCCAACTCTGCGGTGCGACCCTCTCCTGA